A window of Lacibacter sediminis contains these coding sequences:
- a CDS encoding amidohydrolase family protein codes for MRIIISFFVIAFMLTGPAFSQLKFSDETKKYIEYNDSITVFKNCLLIDGKGNAANPHQTVIISKGKIDWVGDDDKAIIPKGANVIDLNGKTIMPGLVMMHEHMYISAAAVEARYINLKQLPFSFPRLYLAAGATTIRTCGSIEPYSDLRIKKDIDLGLFPGPTMELTAPYIEGKSPRFPQMKDNKSAAEAAAFVNYWADQGFTSFKAYMGVDKTTLKAAIDAAHKRKLKITGHLDVVTYKEAASLGMDHLEHGFMASTDFAVGKKENEPPAPGAAILSLSNLDIKSDSVKQFIQFLIDKKVNITSSLAVFEGSTTTQPLPNQESLFAMSPDTRDYYLQRLATIKSAKGLTPYDKAFATTAKMEKLFYEMGGLLTVGTDPTGNGGILAGYGNWRAIELLVEVDGFTPLEAIKIATQNGSIALELNQTIGTIEPGKSADLLIINGDPSKDIHDLRKILYVFRNGIGYNSKKLFESVKGKVGFN; via the coding sequence ATGCGAATAATCATTTCCTTTTTTGTAATTGCTTTCATGCTGACGGGTCCTGCATTTTCACAACTTAAATTCAGCGATGAAACAAAAAAATATATTGAGTACAACGACTCCATAACCGTTTTCAAAAACTGCTTGCTGATTGATGGGAAAGGTAATGCAGCCAACCCTCATCAAACAGTTATCATCAGCAAAGGAAAAATTGATTGGGTGGGTGACGATGATAAAGCCATCATTCCAAAAGGCGCCAACGTTATTGATCTGAATGGTAAAACAATTATGCCGGGTTTGGTGATGATGCATGAGCATATGTACATATCAGCAGCAGCAGTCGAAGCCCGTTATATTAATTTAAAACAATTGCCCTTTAGTTTTCCCAGGCTTTACCTCGCAGCAGGTGCTACCACTATCAGAACATGTGGCAGCATTGAACCATATTCGGATTTGCGTATAAAAAAAGATATTGATCTTGGTTTATTTCCCGGCCCAACAATGGAATTGACTGCTCCTTATATTGAAGGAAAGTCACCACGCTTTCCGCAAATGAAAGACAATAAATCAGCAGCGGAAGCAGCAGCTTTTGTAAACTATTGGGCAGATCAGGGATTTACTTCGTTTAAAGCATACATGGGCGTAGACAAAACAACATTAAAAGCAGCCATTGATGCAGCACATAAAAGAAAGTTGAAAATTACCGGGCATCTGGATGTTGTTACCTATAAAGAAGCGGCTTCATTGGGTATGGATCATCTGGAGCATGGATTTATGGCCAGTACAGATTTTGCTGTTGGTAAAAAAGAAAATGAACCGCCAGCTCCCGGTGCAGCTATCTTGTCGTTGAGTAATCTTGATATCAAAAGTGACAGCGTAAAACAATTCATTCAGTTTTTGATTGATAAAAAAGTAAACATCACTTCATCATTAGCTGTATTTGAAGGATCTACTACCACACAGCCGCTACCCAATCAGGAATCACTCTTTGCAATGTCGCCTGACACAAGAGATTATTACTTACAACGATTGGCAACCATCAAATCGGCGAAAGGTCTAACTCCATACGATAAAGCATTTGCCACTACTGCCAAAATGGAAAAACTGTTTTACGAAATGGGTGGCTTACTTACTGTTGGTACTGATCCAACCGGTAATGGCGGAATCCTTGCAGGTTATGGTAATTGGCGAGCCATCGAATTATTAGTTGAGGTTGACGGTTTCACTCCGCTTGAAGCAATTAAGATTGCTACGCAAAATGGCAGCATTGCTTTAGAATTAAATCAAACCATTGGAACCATTGAACCCGGTAAGTCTGCTGATCTCTTAATTATTAATGGAGACCCTTCTAAAGACATTCATGATCTGCGGAAAATTCTTTATGTATTCAGAAACGGCATCGGCTATAACTCAAAAAAATTATTCGAATCTGTAAAAGGGAAAGTAGGATTTAATTAA
- a CDS encoding DmpA family aminopeptidase, protein MKKYIVFAVFMLCNLIGAAQKPRARDIAIPFDGKPGKFNSITDVKGVEVGYSTIISGTGKNIRGKGPVRTGVTAILPRGMNNNPVYANWYSLNGNGEMTGTTWVTESGFLEGPVMITNTNSVGTVRDAVLKWYVKKGWYKEDFWYTYPVVAETYDGFLNDIYGFHVKETNAYEALDNAKSGLIKEGNVGGGTGMRCLGFKGGSGTSSRVVKIKDSTYTLGVFVQANFGRKRNLLIAGVPVGKELIDTLNNELNAPPSYRQEGDGSIIVVVATDAPLLPHQLKRVVQRVSLGIGAVGGQGTNGSGDIFIAFSTANANAFQRADFTNVDVLPNDLIDPLFEATIQATEEAIINAMVAAETMEGINGNKSYALPHQLVIEILKKYKRIK, encoded by the coding sequence ATGAAAAAGTATATCGTGTTTGCTGTATTCATGCTGTGCAACTTAATTGGCGCTGCACAGAAACCAAGAGCAAGAGATATTGCAATTCCTTTTGATGGTAAGCCGGGAAAGTTCAACTCTATTACCGATGTTAAAGGAGTTGAAGTTGGTTACAGCACCATCATTTCAGGCACAGGTAAAAACATAAGAGGTAAAGGGCCAGTGCGTACCGGTGTTACAGCTATCTTACCAAGAGGTATGAATAATAATCCTGTTTATGCAAATTGGTATTCACTAAATGGTAATGGTGAAATGACGGGAACTACCTGGGTAACAGAATCAGGTTTTTTAGAAGGCCCTGTTATGATTACCAACACAAACAGTGTGGGCACAGTGAGAGATGCCGTATTGAAATGGTATGTAAAGAAAGGATGGTACAAAGAAGATTTTTGGTACACTTATCCCGTTGTTGCAGAAACCTATGATGGCTTCTTAAATGACATTTATGGTTTTCATGTAAAAGAAACTAATGCGTACGAAGCATTAGATAATGCAAAGAGTGGATTGATTAAAGAAGGCAATGTAGGTGGCGGCACAGGTATGAGGTGTTTAGGATTTAAAGGTGGCAGCGGTACTTCATCAAGAGTTGTAAAAATAAAAGACTCCACTTATACATTGGGTGTGTTTGTACAGGCAAACTTTGGAAGAAAAAGAAATCTCCTGATTGCCGGCGTGCCTGTTGGAAAAGAATTGATTGACACTTTAAACAATGAACTAAATGCACCCCCATCTTACAGACAGGAAGGTGATGGTTCTATTATTGTTGTAGTAGCAACTGATGCCCCATTGCTTCCGCATCAGTTAAAAAGAGTTGTTCAAAGAGTGTCGCTGGGTATTGGAGCAGTGGGTGGACAAGGCACAAATGGCTCCGGCGATATTTTCATTGCTTTCTCAACCGCTAATGCAAACGCTTTTCAAAGAGCAGATTTTACAAACGTTGATGTATTGCCGAATGATTTAATAGATCCCTTGTTTGAAGCAACCATCCAGGCAACAGAAGAGGCCATCATCAATGCAATGGTAGCTGCTGAAACCATGGAAGGGATCAACGGCAATAAATCATATGCTCTGCCACATCAATTGGTGATTGAAATTTTAAAAAAATATAAGCGGATCAAATGA
- a CDS encoding acyltransferase family protein, whose protein sequence is MIKEQSKLYGLDHLRALAILLVLGFHYQLGYFGFPEWTTQFNQFGWTGVDLFFVLSGFLISSQLFAQIKKGKSISLKEFFLKRFFRIIPIYFVVVAIYFCVPFFREKEALPPLWKFLTFTQNFGLDAVNFGTFSHAWSLCVEEHFYLFLPLILILLQTVQLFKKGYWVLIILFAAGFAARLYSWHQEYLPTVAGESSLASWIRFVYYPTYNRLDGLLVGVSIAAIYQYLPNTWNKISAYGNQILLVGLVLLTIAYFFCSDLSTYTTSIVGFPFISIGYGFLVTGAICPTSILYKWNSKVTTLIATLSYGIYLSHKGVIHMAQEIFSDWGIDKNGNVMFLICIAFCFLVPWLLHLAIEKPFMKLRDVVLKNGKTVSNVFPGQAVYGKFKK, encoded by the coding sequence ATGATAAAAGAGCAATCCAAACTCTACGGACTTGACCACCTTAGAGCATTAGCTATTTTACTGGTACTAGGATTCCATTACCAGCTTGGATATTTTGGGTTTCCTGAATGGACCACACAGTTCAATCAATTTGGCTGGACAGGCGTTGACCTGTTTTTTGTGCTAAGTGGGTTTTTAATTTCGTCGCAGCTTTTTGCACAAATCAAAAAGGGCAAATCTATTTCGTTGAAAGAATTCTTTCTGAAACGCTTTTTCAGAATTATCCCCATTTACTTTGTAGTAGTTGCCATTTATTTTTGCGTTCCATTTTTTCGGGAAAAAGAAGCGCTGCCTCCACTGTGGAAGTTTTTAACCTTTACTCAAAACTTTGGGTTAGATGCAGTAAACTTCGGTACATTTTCACATGCATGGTCTTTGTGTGTAGAAGAGCATTTTTATTTATTCCTTCCGTTGATCTTAATTCTTCTTCAAACCGTACAACTTTTTAAAAAAGGTTATTGGGTTTTGATAATACTGTTTGCTGCCGGGTTTGCAGCAAGATTGTATAGCTGGCATCAAGAGTATCTTCCAACAGTTGCCGGCGAAAGTTCGTTGGCATCGTGGATAAGATTCGTTTACTACCCAACCTACAATCGGCTCGATGGACTATTGGTTGGCGTTTCCATTGCAGCCATTTATCAATACCTGCCAAACACGTGGAATAAAATCTCAGCCTATGGAAATCAGATACTGCTGGTGGGTCTTGTTCTATTAACCATTGCTTATTTCTTTTGCTCCGACCTTTCAACCTATACAACTTCAATTGTTGGTTTCCCTTTCATTTCAATAGGCTATGGATTTCTTGTAACGGGAGCCATTTGTCCAACAAGCATTTTGTATAAATGGAATTCAAAAGTCACCACACTTATTGCTACACTTTCTTATGGTATATACCTTTCTCACAAAGGAGTGATCCATATGGCACAGGAAATCTTTTCTGATTGGGGAATAGACAAAAACGGGAATGTGATGTTTTTAATCTGTATTGCATTTTGTTTTCTGGTTCCATGGCTTTTGCACCTCGCCATTGAAAAGCCTTTTATGAAGTTGAGAGATGTGGTGTTGAAGAATGGAAAAACAGTGAGCAATGTTTTTCCGGGGCAGGCGGTGTATGGGAAGTTTAAAAAGTAA
- a CDS encoding tetratricopeptide repeat protein translates to MKKTIHQIIATCFFIGISAGVGYAQKTLPPGFPSDCPAFSHTSKKEISNSPARIVSDSLLNNAAALLNELNKQNVLEAIAILEKAVAIDTTNAGAYYKLSDAYGSAPRYAGMLKKMGDEKSLLYFLKAFSLNPNAFEGRRGMANFKLKFQTDYACAEKLLLRILESQPKNARIRFEYAILVAAKGKFNEAYQIREKALTDADSLTRLFIMNNSSRIRFMAHDYNWVIKHCDSLITSQYPKTNSLAHFYKGLALAEQGKFEQALAEQKLGTPSLKGDAGGVANFARAYILAGELSNGKLALQEVLDRYARGEGVVKYQIAAVYEALGDFDNTFIWLNRYADDGGGIHDWLQWLNHDPRWKRIRNDARFKELKLRAGL, encoded by the coding sequence GTGAAAAAAACAATTCATCAAATAATTGCAACCTGCTTTTTTATTGGAATAAGTGCAGGTGTAGGATATGCACAAAAAACATTGCCTCCGGGCTTCCCATCAGATTGTCCTGCGTTTTCGCACACATCAAAAAAGGAAATCAGCAATTCACCTGCCCGTATAGTATCGGATTCATTACTGAATAATGCAGCAGCATTACTAAATGAGCTCAATAAGCAAAATGTTTTAGAGGCTATTGCTATCCTCGAAAAAGCAGTAGCAATAGATACTACCAATGCCGGGGCTTATTATAAATTGAGTGATGCCTATGGTTCAGCACCCAGGTATGCAGGAATGCTTAAAAAAATGGGAGATGAAAAAAGTTTATTGTATTTTCTGAAAGCCTTTTCTCTAAATCCTAATGCCTTTGAAGGGCGTAGAGGAATGGCTAATTTTAAATTAAAGTTTCAAACCGATTATGCTTGTGCCGAAAAACTCCTCTTACGAATTTTAGAATCGCAGCCAAAAAATGCAAGGATACGATTTGAGTACGCCATTTTGGTAGCTGCTAAAGGCAAGTTTAATGAGGCGTACCAAATCAGAGAAAAAGCTCTTACCGATGCCGACAGTCTCACAAGACTATTCATCATGAACAACTCTTCCCGTATTCGATTTATGGCACATGATTACAATTGGGTCATTAAACATTGCGATAGCCTCATCACAAGTCAATATCCAAAAACAAATTCGTTGGCTCATTTTTACAAAGGGCTTGCATTGGCAGAACAAGGGAAATTTGAGCAGGCATTGGCAGAGCAAAAACTTGGTACGCCATCGCTTAAAGGCGATGCAGGTGGCGTTGCTAACTTTGCCCGTGCCTACATTCTGGCAGGCGAACTATCAAACGGCAAACTGGCTTTACAAGAAGTGCTTGACAGGTATGCAAGAGGTGAGGGTGTGGTGAAATATCAAATAGCCGCAGTTTATGAAGCTCTGGGCGATTTCGACAACACGTTTATTTGGTTAAACAGATATGCGGATGACGGTGGTGGTATTCATGACTGGTTGCAATGGCTTAACCATGACCCCCGCTGGAAACGCATTAGAAATGATGCAAGATTTAAGGAGCTTAAATTAAGGGCGGGGTTGTAA